The following proteins come from a genomic window of Theileria equi strain WA chromosome 2 map unlocalized gcontig_1105316255037, whole genome shotgun sequence:
- a CDS encoding conserved hypothetical protein (encoded by transcript BEWA_038840A), which yields MTKVKWESKEGLKIICTTCYTNLATYLEVANVRRLHNKF from the exons GTAAAGTGGGAGTCGAAGGAAG GTCTCAAGATCATTTGCACGACTTGCTACACGAATTTGGCAACGTATCTGGAGGTTGCGAATGTGCGTAGGCTTCACAATAAATTTTAA